The segment CTGAAAACAGGCACCAGTAAGTCCTCATAGGTGCACTCTTTAGCATAGCTTTTGCGCTGGGTAGGGTCATTGGGGTGTACCATGGTGACAGAGGGGCTCACATCCAGAAGTTCAGAATAAATCATGTCGCCTACCAGTGCATTGTCATGAGAAAACCGCCGCACCTGCAGAATTCCAGGGGTTGAGATTTTAACAAGCTGCTCAGATAGCTTCAGCTTGTATTCCCATTCACCATCGGCTTGCCGTAGCGCCGCCAGTTTATATACTCCTCCCAAGGCTGGTTGGTCAAAAGCAGTCACCATTTTGGTACCAATTCCCCAGGCGTCAATCTTTGCCCCCTGCAGCTTTAAGCTTTGAATCAGGTGCTCATCTAAGTCGTTGCTTGCCAGAATAGATACCTTTGGAAAACCAGCCTCGTCTAGCATTTTCCGCCCCTCAATGCTCAGGTAAGCTAAGTCCCCCGAATCTAACCGGATCCCCCTCAACTCGCTGCCTTTCTCCCGCATGGTTTTGGCAACTTCAATGGCATTTTTGATGCCGTCAAGCGTGTGGTAGGTGTCTACCAGGAAAACGGAATCATGGGGAAAGACATCGGCGTAAGCCGAAAAAGCTTCCTGCTCTTCCTCAAAAGACATGATCCAGCTATGGGCATGCGTGCCCCTCACCGGAATATTGAAGATTTGGCCCGCCAGCATGTTGGAAGTAGCCCCAACTCCGCCTATGAAGGAAGCCCGAGCCGCTGACAATGCCCCATCAGGTCCCTGCGCCCGGCGCATTCCAAATTCTATCACTGCGTCGCCCTGGGCCGCATCTACTATACGGGCTGCTTTGGTGGCAATGAGCGTTTGGAAGTTCAGGATGGTGAGCAAAGGGGTTTCCAGCAATTGACACTGTAGAATAGGCCCTTTGATTCTAAGCAAAGGTTCATTTGGAAACACCACAGTACCCTCAGGAATGGCATCTACGTCACAGCTGAACTCAAGAGAACGAAGGTGCTCCAAGAAGCCTTCCTCAAACAAAGGTTGACCTTGGCTTCCGGTCAGACTTTTCAGATAAGAAAGGTCTTCCTGGGTAAACCTGAAACTTTGCAGTAAGTCAATGGCATCTGCTAAACCTGCGCTTATGGTATATCCGCCTTTAAAGGGATTGTTTCTAAAATATAAATGGAAAACCGCTTCCTGCTCCGCCATTCCTTTTTTCCAATAGCCTTGGGCCATGGTCAGCTGGTACATATCGGTGAGTAAGGCGAGAGAAAGCTGGTAACGTTGACTAATGTTCATATACCTCTTGATGGGTTTGTGTTATGTAGCTACGAAAATGGCAATTTTTATGTATTCCTGTTTAAATTATTTCAGAGGTATCAGGCTAGGTCAACTTTGCAAGTTAGGGAGTTAATAGCTAGAGTAAACCTTTCTTAAACATTGTGTAAAGAAAGGTTTACTCTACCAATGTAGGAAAAGATAGATAAGCCACTAAAATCAAAAATGTTCAACTTAAAAGCAGATGTATTTTGAATTGCTAAATTTTGTTGTACCAAAACAAGAATAAAATAGAACATTCGTAAAAGTATAATCGTATATTTAGCTAAGCATTATTGAAAAATGATGTGATTTCATTGTAGTGCAATAGGGAATTAAAAAACAGGAAAAATGAAAAAAGACCAGTTATCTACCCTCATTGCCGTTGGATTCTTCGCTGGAACCTTTGTAATAGCGTTCACTTCCAATGACAGCGACACAGCCGCCCTGCGGGTATTAGCTTACCTAGCAATTGGCTGTCTACTCTCCATCCTCTGTATCTTCTGGGACAGAATTATTTCTAAGGAAGAAGATAAGAGCCACGCCCACCTTGACACCGTATTACATGATGCGAAGAAATTCTCAGATGAGTACGGTGATGTATACCTTATGGCAGACAAGTTGAAAAACAAACGTAAAGTTAGAGGTGAGGATTCAATCTCTGGAAGCCCAGCTTAATTTCAACCTAAATTTCAAAAAATGCCTATGAATTAAAATTACTCATGATAATTCAGAAAAGCCCCTCCTTACAAGAGAGGCTTTTTTGTTTTTGGACCCATAAATCCTTTCTTGCTTCCTGAAAGTAGAAGTGGTCCCATTAAGTCCAATTCATAAAAATAAAACACGTATGCAGAAAGTAAACCTGGAAGAGAAACTATCTCTGTTTTCAGATCACTGGAACCCCAGAATAGTGGGAGAATTAAATGGGCAGCATGTGAAGGTGGCTAAATTGAAAGGTGAATTTGTCTGGCATCATCATGATCATGAAGATGAATTATTTCTGGTGGTAAAGGGACAGTTCATCATGGAGTTCAGAGACAAGAACGTTGAACTGCATGAGGGTGAGTTTTTGATAGTGCCCCGCGGAGTGGAGCACCGTCCGGTAGCACCAGAGGAGGTAAGCATAATTTTGTTCGAACCAGCTTCTACGGTAAATACCGGAAACCAGCAGGAAAGTGAGCTTACCCGTCAAACCCTGGAGCGCTTGTAATATCTTTTGGGGCAACAATATTTAAACCAGCCTTGATTTGTGATTTCTCATAAACATGTAGTCTTTTTAGAAGTGGCCAGGCAGCTAAGTTTCACCAAGGCCAGCCAAATTCTTTATATAAGTCAGTCTGCAATCAGCAAGCAGATTAAGGCGCTGGAGGATTACTATAAAACAGGGCTGTTTGAGCGACATGGGAACACTATTAGCCTCACGCCGGCTGGCCAGTTGCTTTTTCAGAAATTAGAAGCAGTGCAGCATATTCAGAATGACTTGCACCAGGAGCTTCCTTTGCTGAGCCAGAATTTTCAACCGCAAATTTCCCTTATTTTAGGTGCTAGCACCACCATATCGCTCTACATCCTTCCGCCGGTGCTTTCAGCGTACCTCACGCAGTTCCCACAGGTGAAACTCAGCCTCCGTAACCGAAACAGCGAAAATATCCTAAAAGCCTTGCTGGACCACGACATTGACCTGGGCATCATTGAGGGAATTAATAAAGTAAGCCAGGTGACGTACACGCCTTTCCTGACTGATGAAGTGATTGCAGTTTGCTCTCCGCGTAATCCGCTGATCAAGCATGACCTGGAGTTGAAGGATCTCTATCAGATTCCGTTGGCGATCAGGGAAGCGGGGTCAGGTACGTTGGCGGTGTTGGAAGAGGCGCTGGGGCAGAGAGGAGTGAAGCTCTCGCAATTACAGGTGCGCGTAAGGTTAGGAGGCACTGAGGCCCTGAAAAATTTTGTGCGGGTAGATACCTGTCTGGCTTTTCTACCAAGGCAGGCGGTGGTAAAAGAGTTAGCCTCAGGTGAACTGATGGAAGTCAAGATACATGATCTGGAAGTCTCCAGGACCTTCAACTTCATCCAACGAAAAGGCACTGAGAACAATGCCCCTTATAAAAACTTTATCCAGTTTATGAGACGTCAGTATTCCTAAATGGAATAGACTATAACTAATTGCTATTTGTCTTGGTCATGGTAGTTATACTACTTGCATTGCTAACTAACATAAGCCTATGCCTGCTCAAATAGCTACCAGCCTCAGTAGAATCTCCCGCCTCGTTTGCTCAAAATGCGATCGGGAATACCCTCATGAAGTTCTGCAGCGTGTTTCTGCTTGCTGTGGAATGCCTCTACTGGCACAATATGACACAACAGAAACCTTCTCAAAAAAGGCTCTAAGTGGCCGAGAAGGTACTATGTGGCGCTATCAAGAACTTTTACCAGTTCTGGATGAAGCGTACAAAGTCTCGTTAGGCGAAGGATTTACTCCCATACTAAAGCTCAAGAACCTGGCCAATGCCTATGGGTTTGATAATCTGGTGCTCAAAGATGAAGGAAAAAACCCTACGGGGTCTTTCAAGGCTCGTGGTCTGAGCATGGCCATCTCCAAAGCGTTGGAACTAGGTTCAGAAGGCTGCATCGTTCCCACCGCCGGTAATGCGGGGGTGGCCATGGCGGCTTACTGTGCCAAAGCTAACTTACCTGCCGTAGTAGTAATGCCTCGTCATACACCAAAGGCTTTCAGAGACGAATGCTACTGGTATGGAGCAGAGGTACATTTACTGGACGGGCTCATCAATGACTGCGCTGCCGAAGTTAGACGCCTGAACCAGCACGGGGAACTATTAGATGTTTCTACCCTAAAAGAACCTTACCGGATAGAAGGCAAGAAAACGATGGGCTACGAGATTGCCGAACAGTTGAACTGGACCCTACCTGACGTGATCCTGTACCCGGCCGGCGGAGGCACCGGACTCATTGGAATCTGGAAAGCATTTCAGGAGATGATTTCTTTAGGTTGGCTGGACAAAGACGTGAAGTTGCCCCGTATGGTGGCTGTACAAGCCCAAAATTGCCGGCCTTTGGTAGACACGTACTTGGGCCTTCAGGAAAACTCACAGAATTACAATGGACGTCCTACCATCGCCAACGGACTCGCCGTTCCGCGTCCATTAGGCGAACCCCTGATGCTGCAGGTGTTGAATAACTCTGGTGGCACTGCCATATCCATTACAGAAGAAGAAATGCTGGAAGGCATAAGTGAGTTGGGCCGGAAAGAAGGCTTGTTTGTGGCCCCTGAAGGAGCCGCTGTCTGGATGGCTGCCCGTCAGCTTCTAAAGCAAGGCTGGATTCAGCCTCAGGAACATGTCCTATTACTTAATACAGGTTCAGGACAAAAATACCTGGAGAATTTTTCATAGTTATAGTAGATCCATCTGTTTTAGGCCATTTTTTTAAAAAAGGGCATAGAACCATCATCTTGATTTTATTGCACTTAAAGCCCATCCTGATTATGTCTGATTAGGGAGGGCTTTAGGCATTTTAAGGGTTTTTGTTTAAACTAGGAGAACCAACCATCATCATCTCAAAGTCTTTTCATGAAAGCTTCTTCTCTCTCCATTACAGTCCTCTCTTTAGGTTTTCTATTTTCCTGCAACACCCCATACCAAGCTTTGCATCAGAAAGTAGTGTTGGTAGACACACATAATGATGTCATTTCCCAGGTAATTATGGAAGGACTATCGGTGGAGCAGGATCTGACTGGAAAAGCGCATACTGATCTGGTACGGATGAAAAAAGGCGGACTTGATGTACAGGTATTCGCTGTTTTCTGTGATGAAACCTATGGACCTGGCCGGGCATTCGCTTTTGCGAACCAACAGATAGATACTTTGGAAGCAGTGGTGCGACGGAATCCTGACAAGTTGCAAATGGTCTATTCTCCAGCCCAAATGCACGAGGCGGTGAAAGTAGGCAGAATAGCTTCTATGACCGGGGTAGAGGGTGGTCACATGATAGAAGATAAACTAG is part of the Rufibacter tibetensis genome and harbors:
- a CDS encoding threonine synthase encodes the protein MPAQIATSLSRISRLVCSKCDREYPHEVLQRVSACCGMPLLAQYDTTETFSKKALSGREGTMWRYQELLPVLDEAYKVSLGEGFTPILKLKNLANAYGFDNLVLKDEGKNPTGSFKARGLSMAISKALELGSEGCIVPTAGNAGVAMAAYCAKANLPAVVVMPRHTPKAFRDECYWYGAEVHLLDGLINDCAAEVRRLNQHGELLDVSTLKEPYRIEGKKTMGYEIAEQLNWTLPDVILYPAGGGTGLIGIWKAFQEMISLGWLDKDVKLPRMVAVQAQNCRPLVDTYLGLQENSQNYNGRPTIANGLAVPRPLGEPLMLQVLNNSGGTAISITEEEMLEGISELGRKEGLFVAPEGAAVWMAARQLLKQGWIQPQEHVLLLNTGSGQKYLENFS
- a CDS encoding LysR family transcriptional regulator, whose amino-acid sequence is MISHKHVVFLEVARQLSFTKASQILYISQSAISKQIKALEDYYKTGLFERHGNTISLTPAGQLLFQKLEAVQHIQNDLHQELPLLSQNFQPQISLILGASTTISLYILPPVLSAYLTQFPQVKLSLRNRNSENILKALLDHDIDLGIIEGINKVSQVTYTPFLTDEVIAVCSPRNPLIKHDLELKDLYQIPLAIREAGSGTLAVLEEALGQRGVKLSQLQVRVRLGGTEALKNFVRVDTCLAFLPRQAVVKELASGELMEVKIHDLEVSRTFNFIQRKGTENNAPYKNFIQFMRRQYS
- a CDS encoding cupin domain-containing protein; translated protein: MQKVNLEEKLSLFSDHWNPRIVGELNGQHVKVAKLKGEFVWHHHDHEDELFLVVKGQFIMEFRDKNVELHEGEFLIVPRGVEHRPVAPEEVSIILFEPASTVNTGNQQESELTRQTLERL
- a CDS encoding nicotinate phosphoribosyltransferase; translated protein: MNISQRYQLSLALLTDMYQLTMAQGYWKKGMAEQEAVFHLYFRNNPFKGGYTISAGLADAIDLLQSFRFTQEDLSYLKSLTGSQGQPLFEEGFLEHLRSLEFSCDVDAIPEGTVVFPNEPLLRIKGPILQCQLLETPLLTILNFQTLIATKAARIVDAAQGDAVIEFGMRRAQGPDGALSAARASFIGGVGATSNMLAGQIFNIPVRGTHAHSWIMSFEEEQEAFSAYADVFPHDSVFLVDTYHTLDGIKNAIEVAKTMREKGSELRGIRLDSGDLAYLSIEGRKMLDEAGFPKVSILASNDLDEHLIQSLKLQGAKIDAWGIGTKMVTAFDQPALGGVYKLAALRQADGEWEYKLKLSEQLVKISTPGILQVRRFSHDNALVGDMIYSELLDVSPSVTMVHPNDPTQRKSYAKECTYEDLLVPVFRDGNQVYSSPDLPAIQARTKQQLNLLHGTYRRFLNPHTFKVGLEEQLHERKMKLIIQLRSEEQNKQIA